A part of Thermococcus sp. SY098 genomic DNA contains:
- a CDS encoding metal-dependent transcriptional regulator: protein MEISKREEEYLEAMYLLYKRKGIIRIKDIAKKLRVRPPSVVDALKKLSEKGLVEYEKYDRILLTEKGREIAEKTYSKHLLLTEFFINILGIPPEIAEEDACQFEHYVHEITAERIREFAKYIQEQCPYVIKQFIKEHIEKEEKKSKDASKVEEV from the coding sequence ATGGAAATAAGTAAAAGAGAAGAAGAATATCTTGAAGCGATGTACCTCTTATATAAGAGAAAAGGCATAATTAGGATCAAGGATATTGCCAAAAAGCTTAGGGTAAGGCCTCCAAGCGTTGTCGATGCCCTTAAAAAGCTCAGTGAGAAAGGCTTGGTGGAGTATGAGAAGTATGATAGGATTTTGCTAACTGAAAAAGGAAGAGAGATTGCAGAAAAGACTTATTCTAAGCACTTACTGTTGACGGAGTTCTTTATAAACATCCTCGGCATTCCTCCAGAGATAGCTGAAGAAGATGCCTGTCAATTTGAACACTATGTCCACGAGATTACAGCAGAGAGAATCAGAGAATTTGCGAAGTACATTCAGGAGCAGTGTCCTTATGTAATCAAGCAGTTCATAAAGGAGCATATAGAGAAGGAAGAAAAGAAATCAAAGGACGCCTCCAAGGTAGAGGAAGTATAA
- a CDS encoding aldolase translates to MSQLIKSILVKYSHLAHERGLTAAFGGNLSILFNGKIFIKATGAVMDTMTEQQVAVIDLNGKQISAVKPSSEWRLHLFIYQEREDIRAIAHLHPPYSIVASTILRRELPIITPEAEIYLKKIPIAEFKPAGSEELAREIAKYIKKHDAVLMERHGIVTVGKSLREAFYKAELVEESAKLWYLIEGKR, encoded by the coding sequence ATGAGCCAGCTCATAAAGTCTATTCTCGTCAAGTATTCGCACTTAGCTCATGAGAGAGGATTAACTGCTGCATTTGGCGGAAATCTGAGCATTCTTTTTAACGGAAAGATATTCATAAAAGCCACAGGAGCTGTTATGGATACCATGACGGAGCAACAGGTGGCAGTCATTGACCTGAATGGGAAGCAAATCTCAGCTGTTAAGCCCTCATCAGAATGGAGACTCCACTTGTTCATTTACCAAGAAAGAGAAGACATAAGGGCAATAGCCCATCTTCACCCCCCATACTCCATTGTTGCCTCAACCATTTTAAGGAGAGAACTTCCGATAATAACTCCAGAAGCAGAAATCTACCTCAAGAAAATCCCAATTGCAGAGTTTAAGCCAGCAGGAAGTGAAGAACTCGCAAGAGAGATTGCAAAATACATTAAAAAGCATGATGCAGTTTTAATGGAGAGACACGGAATTGTCACAGTGGGAAAAAGCTTGAGAGAAGCGTTCTACAAAGCAGAGCTTGTCGAGGAAAGTGCAAAGCTTTGGTATTTAATAGAGGGCAAAAGGTGA
- a CDS encoding UPF0147 family protein, which produces MSDVEERINQIIQVLKEQVVQDTIVPRNIRRAAEEAIEHLMDRSKEPAVRAADAIAILEEISEDPNMPLHTRTIIWEVLGALEQIQ; this is translated from the coding sequence ATGAGTGATGTTGAGGAGAGGATCAACCAGATTATTCAGGTTCTCAAGGAACAAGTTGTTCAAGACACAATTGTCCCAAGAAATATTAGAAGGGCCGCTGAGGAGGCAATTGAGCACTTAATGGATAGAAGTAAAGAGCCTGCTGTTAGAGCAGCCGATGCTATTGCAATCCTTGAGGAGATTAGTGAAGATCCAAACATGCCTCTCCACACAAGAACCATAATTTGGGAAGTTTTAGGTGCCTTGGAGCAGATTCAGTGA
- the cobO gene encoding cob(I)yrinic acid a,c-diamide adenosyltransferase, translating to MSESWKKKLGLVHIYTGNGKGKTTAALGLALRMLGNGGRVIILQFMKAPKVYGEYFMAEKCGYVIESYGLPKFVHGKPEEDDVQAAKRALERAKEVVKSGEWDLVILDEICVALGFGMLDVEEVKELIKSKAPNTELVLTGRYCPEELFELADYVTEMREIKHPYQKGITARRGVEY from the coding sequence ATGAGTGAAAGTTGGAAGAAAAAGCTTGGCTTGGTTCACATATATACAGGCAATGGGAAGGGAAAAACTACAGCTGCCTTAGGTTTAGCTTTAAGAATGCTTGGCAATGGCGGTAGAGTGATTATACTTCAGTTCATGAAGGCTCCGAAGGTTTATGGGGAGTATTTTATGGCTGAAAAGTGTGGTTATGTGATAGAATCCTACGGTTTACCCAAATTTGTTCATGGAAAACCAGAAGAGGACGATGTTCAGGCAGCAAAGAGAGCTCTGGAAAGAGCTAAGGAAGTCGTTAAAAGCGGCGAGTGGGATTTGGTAATTTTGGATGAGATATGCGTTGCCCTCGGCTTTGGAATGCTTGACGTTGAAGAAGTAAAGGAGCTGATAAAAAGCAAAGCTCCAAACACCGAGCTTGTTTTAACGGGTCGCTACTGTCCGGAAGAGCTCTTTGAGCTGGCAGATTATGTTACTGAGATGAGAGAAATAAAACATCCCTATCAAAAAGGGATCACAGCCAGAAGAGGGGTCGAGTATTAA
- a CDS encoding DUF4932 domain-containing protein — MKRTLLLMMLLIFATISNSFVIAGEISQKVTPNIFVEVDLRVELVEIIFYFTDWEKMRGFPTGYEQGYQYLEDISNYFSNYKFHRAVKLAQKAFESGMGYDAIPYFALFLDKETFEKAKPWDDYIISRVGGNVTLLNELAEAVKDFAEESNFWEFYERHKHLYERTINSYLSSVNLENITKTEEEFFGENVKEWHVVLQFAQWGNSYGAHFETPDGKIVYGLLGVCGITYNNTPEFCDALVHEFAHSFVNPVVEKHFDLFENYSLLYEPVWLKMEKMGYSNWKVMLDETFVRAFEAYYIHMTKGDFYARRFLAQQRALGFYFIHDIYDAYLRYSENRDRYKTFEDFMTELVEVIGGVYNRTFGDKINELENGEYVYSFMKHSKSGRIVIVYGTINPDRSGNEHDKQLAELIWRSLVHRGYNVTVRADINVTEKDLRSYLILIGGPVANNITRQVNDLLKVRFIKKDGEYVLYSEYTNRTYLSNDVGVFEIVRNPWDKRKLLTLIAGITRDGTFVPYTPDILHYCIYNEDWKEIGYLEDKMLVKVNALE; from the coding sequence ATGAAAAGAACATTACTCCTTATGATGTTGCTCATTTTTGCCACAATATCGAATTCATTTGTAATTGCGGGGGAGATTTCTCAAAAAGTCACTCCCAATATTTTTGTTGAGGTTGATCTAAGGGTAGAGCTGGTTGAGATAATTTTCTACTTTACAGATTGGGAAAAGATGCGAGGTTTTCCTACTGGATATGAACAGGGGTACCAGTACTTGGAAGATATAAGCAACTATTTTTCAAATTATAAATTTCACAGAGCTGTAAAGTTGGCTCAAAAAGCTTTTGAGAGTGGAATGGGATATGATGCAATCCCCTACTTTGCTCTTTTCTTGGACAAGGAGACCTTTGAGAAAGCTAAGCCGTGGGACGATTACATCATATCGAGGGTAGGTGGAAATGTAACTCTCTTAAATGAGCTTGCAGAGGCAGTTAAAGATTTTGCCGAGGAAAGCAACTTTTGGGAGTTTTACGAACGTCATAAACATCTTTATGAGAGGACAATTAACAGCTATTTAAGCTCAGTAAACCTTGAAAATATAACAAAAACTGAGGAAGAATTTTTTGGTGAAAATGTTAAAGAATGGCATGTGGTTCTTCAGTTTGCTCAGTGGGGCAACAGCTATGGAGCCCATTTTGAGACTCCCGATGGGAAGATTGTTTACGGTCTCTTGGGAGTTTGCGGTATAACCTATAATAACACTCCTGAGTTTTGCGATGCTTTGGTGCATGAATTTGCTCATTCCTTCGTAAATCCTGTTGTTGAGAAACATTTTGATTTGTTTGAAAACTACTCCCTTCTTTATGAACCTGTTTGGCTTAAAATGGAAAAGATGGGATACAGTAACTGGAAAGTTATGTTGGATGAGACATTTGTTAGAGCTTTTGAGGCATACTATATCCATATGACGAAGGGAGATTTTTATGCTCGTAGATTTCTTGCCCAACAGAGAGCATTAGGATTCTACTTTATCCACGATATCTATGATGCATACCTTAGGTATTCTGAGAATAGGGATAGATATAAGACTTTTGAGGACTTCATGACAGAGCTTGTTGAAGTTATTGGAGGCGTTTATAACAGAACCTTTGGAGATAAGATAAATGAGCTTGAAAATGGGGAATATGTGTACAGTTTTATGAAGCATTCAAAAAGCGGCAGGATTGTTATAGTTTATGGGACAATAAACCCTGATAGGAGTGGCAACGAACATGACAAGCAGCTTGCTGAGCTTATTTGGAGAAGTCTCGTCCATAGGGGCTATAACGTAACTGTAAGGGCAGATATAAACGTTACAGAGAAAGATCTAAGGTCTTACTTAATTTTGATTGGAGGTCCGGTGGCTAATAACATTACAAGACAGGTTAATGATCTCCTAAAAGTTAGATTCATAAAAAAGGATGGAGAATATGTGCTTTATAGTGAATATACTAACAGGACATACCTCTCCAATGACGTTGGAGTTTTTGAAATTGTGAGGAATCCTTGGGATAAAAGAAAGCTCTTGACCTTGATTGCAGGAATCACGAGGGACGGAACCTTTGTTCCTTACACCCCTGATATACTCCATTATTGCATCTATAATGAGGACTGGAAAGAGATAGGATACTTAGAAGATAAGATGCTGGTGAAAGTTAATGCTCTTGAGTGA
- a CDS encoding P1 family peptidase, translating into MKAPDLGIKIGFYEHGKRNSITDVKGIKVGHVTLIKGEGKLIPGKGPVRTGITVILPHEGNIFKEKLLANAFVMNGYAKPVGLTQIRELGTIETPIALTNTLSVYTVADALTDYMLEQNEDIGVTTGSVNPVVLECNDSYLNDLRGKHVKKEHVFEAIKKASENFEEGSVGAGTGMGSFEFKGGIGSSSRVVEIEGKKYTVGALVLNNFGKREDLTIAGVPVGWELRDYPGRAKPSKGSIIMILATDAPLTARQLYRLAKRAVVGLARTGGYAYHGSGDIALAFSTAQRIKHYQRGEVEIKMLPDARLNRLFKAAAEATEEAIINSLLQAKTMTGRDSHIRYALPHDKLIEIMKKYGRLEG; encoded by the coding sequence ATGAAAGCTCCAGACTTAGGAATTAAAATCGGATTCTACGAGCATGGAAAAAGGAACTCAATAACTGACGTTAAAGGCATTAAAGTCGGCCATGTAACTCTAATCAAAGGGGAGGGAAAGCTCATCCCCGGGAAAGGCCCAGTTAGGACAGGTATCACTGTCATTTTACCACATGAAGGGAACATCTTCAAAGAGAAGCTCTTGGCAAATGCCTTTGTGATGAACGGGTATGCAAAACCTGTGGGATTGACCCAGATAAGAGAACTCGGCACAATTGAAACTCCTATAGCTTTAACAAATACTTTAAGCGTTTACACTGTTGCCGATGCCTTAACAGACTACATGCTTGAGCAGAATGAAGACATAGGGGTTACAACTGGTTCAGTCAATCCTGTCGTTTTGGAGTGCAACGATTCCTATTTGAACGACCTCAGAGGAAAGCATGTGAAAAAAGAACATGTCTTTGAGGCAATAAAAAAAGCAAGCGAGAACTTTGAAGAAGGCTCAGTGGGAGCTGGGACGGGAATGGGCTCCTTTGAATTTAAGGGCGGAATAGGTTCTTCTTCAAGAGTCGTTGAGATTGAAGGCAAGAAATACACGGTAGGTGCTTTGGTTTTGAACAATTTTGGAAAGAGAGAGGATTTAACAATTGCCGGAGTCCCCGTCGGCTGGGAGCTTAGAGATTACCCGGGAAGGGCAAAGCCAAGCAAGGGGAGCATCATAATGATCCTCGCAACAGATGCTCCGCTGACAGCAAGGCAACTCTACAGGTTGGCTAAAAGAGCAGTGGTTGGCTTAGCAAGGACTGGAGGTTACGCCTATCATGGAAGCGGGGATATAGCTCTGGCATTTTCAACAGCCCAAAGGATAAAGCACTATCAAAGAGGAGAGGTTGAAATAAAAATGCTCCCCGATGCAAGACTCAACCGTCTCTTTAAAGCAGCTGCTGAAGCAACAGAAGAGGCGATAATCAACTCCCTGCTCCAAGCAAAGACAATGACTGGAAGAGACAGCCATATACGCTACGCTTTGCCGCATGATAAGCTGATCGAAATTATGAAAAAATACGGGAGATTAGAAGGGTGA
- a CDS encoding deoxyribonuclease IV produces MKIRIDRLRFGTAGIPLSTPKPSTITGIQRVRELGLDAMELEFVRGVNISPEMAKKIKYVAQKHDVLLTAHAPYYINLNAAEKSKVEASKKRIIQSAERLHEAGGWSVVFHAGYYLKQPPETVYEKIKNEIKDIVRQLQDRGIEIWIRPELTGKPTQFGELRELIKLSQDVEMVLPAIDFAHAHARDKGKLNTEEEWREMLSLIEQELGREALANMHIHVSGIHYTEKGEKHHLNLQESDLRWEDLLKVLKEFRVKGVVISESPNIEGDAILMKKKYERIKI; encoded by the coding sequence ATGAAAATTAGGATAGACAGATTAAGGTTTGGAACTGCTGGAATTCCACTCTCAACACCAAAACCCTCAACTATCACCGGAATTCAGCGGGTTAGGGAGCTTGGTTTAGATGCAATGGAGCTTGAGTTTGTAAGAGGTGTAAACATTTCCCCGGAAATGGCGAAGAAGATAAAGTACGTTGCTCAGAAGCACGATGTCCTTTTAACAGCCCATGCCCCATACTACATAAACCTCAACGCTGCAGAGAAAAGCAAGGTTGAGGCAAGCAAGAAGAGGATTATTCAGAGTGCTGAACGTTTGCATGAAGCCGGTGGCTGGAGCGTTGTGTTTCATGCTGGCTATTACCTTAAGCAACCTCCAGAAACTGTATATGAGAAGATTAAAAATGAAATTAAAGACATTGTCAGACAACTCCAAGACAGGGGAATAGAAATCTGGATAAGGCCAGAACTCACAGGAAAACCAACTCAGTTTGGCGAGCTCAGGGAGCTGATAAAGCTGAGTCAGGATGTGGAGATGGTTCTGCCCGCTATAGATTTTGCCCATGCACATGCGAGAGACAAAGGAAAACTGAACACTGAAGAAGAATGGCGTGAAATGCTTTCACTGATTGAGCAGGAACTTGGAAGAGAGGCTTTAGCTAACATGCACATTCATGTAAGTGGAATCCACTATACCGAGAAGGGTGAAAAGCATCATTTGAACCTTCAGGAGAGCGATTTGAGATGGGAGGACTTGCTTAAAGTGCTGAAAGAGTTCAGGGTGAAAGGTGTTGTAATAAGTGAAAGCCCCAACATTGAGGGGGACGCAATTTTAATGAAGAAGAAATACGAGAGGATAAAGATCTAA
- a CDS encoding DUF373 family protein: MAIDRDDDFGVKAGVKGPVIGRDACIDAALKLSLADPEDSDANVVYAAVKLHDELKESGEFEDVEVALITGHHDVGVKSDLELSKQLDEVLKVFPADGIIPVTDGAEDEQIFPIITSKVPIISSRRVVVKQSESIETTYYIIYRYLKEILSEPEVAKVVFGLTGLVMLLYGVAKLISVKYPQSVQIVSATVTGTILFIIGTYLFSKGFRIHVSLKETITKGFIEFISVIAGFLVMVAGAINAYLNLEYIAMEKLGGLPGTQLIAVLLYLNILKTPFVVGLGVMVLGKVLQSYLRKDPHIWYYITGLLLLPALWITIDLTTLYAMSTVSPYLLQFFKKIVMAVGDVVVGTLIGIYLREKVKGWEKIEIGKSPEGV, from the coding sequence TTGGCAATTGACAGAGATGACGACTTTGGAGTTAAAGCTGGAGTAAAAGGCCCAGTCATTGGGCGAGATGCATGTATAGACGCTGCCCTTAAGCTTAGCTTGGCGGATCCAGAGGATAGTGATGCCAACGTTGTTTATGCTGCTGTTAAGCTTCATGATGAGCTTAAAGAAAGCGGTGAGTTTGAAGATGTCGAGGTTGCTCTCATTACAGGTCACCATGACGTTGGTGTAAAGAGTGATTTAGAATTAAGCAAACAGCTTGATGAAGTTCTGAAGGTGTTTCCAGCTGATGGAATTATCCCGGTCACAGATGGGGCTGAAGATGAGCAGATTTTCCCAATTATAACTTCTAAGGTTCCGATAATAAGCTCGCGCAGAGTTGTTGTTAAGCAGAGTGAGAGCATTGAGACAACATATTACATTATTTACAGGTATCTTAAGGAGATACTCAGCGAACCGGAAGTTGCAAAGGTTGTATTTGGACTTACTGGACTTGTAATGCTCCTTTATGGAGTTGCAAAACTTATTTCTGTCAAGTATCCCCAGAGTGTCCAGATAGTCTCTGCAACAGTTACTGGAACAATACTGTTTATAATTGGGACATATCTCTTCTCGAAGGGCTTTAGGATACACGTATCTTTAAAGGAAACAATAACAAAGGGCTTTATTGAGTTTATCTCAGTTATTGCAGGTTTCTTGGTTATGGTTGCAGGGGCTATAAATGCATACCTCAATCTGGAATACATAGCGATGGAAAAGCTTGGAGGATTGCCAGGCACTCAATTAATTGCGGTCTTGCTTTATCTGAACATCTTAAAGACTCCCTTTGTGGTGGGATTAGGCGTTATGGTGCTTGGGAAAGTCCTTCAGTCATATTTAAGGAAGGATCCGCATATTTGGTATTATATCACTGGTCTGCTCTTACTTCCGGCTCTTTGGATCACCATCGACCTGACCACTTTGTATGCAATGTCTACTGTATCTCCCTACCTGCTACAGTTCTTCAAAAAAATCGTTATGGCAGTGGGGGATGTTGTTGTTGGAACTTTAATTGGGATTTATCTTAGGGAGAAAGTTAAAGGATGGGAGAAAATTGAAATTGGAAAAAGCCCTGAAGGAGTATGA
- a CDS encoding MTH1187 family thiamine-binding protein produces the protein MVIMEFVIVPLGELSLSKYVAEVIKLLEKKGVKYQLTPMGTIIEVPTVSEGLKIIEEAHELMFKLGAKRVSTTIRIDDRRDKKVKMEDKVKSVLEKAREG, from the coding sequence ATGGTAATTATGGAGTTTGTCATAGTACCCCTTGGAGAGCTCAGCCTGAGCAAGTACGTTGCCGAGGTAATAAAGCTTTTAGAGAAGAAGGGTGTAAAGTATCAGCTGACACCTATGGGTACCATAATTGAAGTCCCTACAGTTTCAGAGGGTCTTAAAATAATTGAAGAAGCTCATGAGCTCATGTTTAAGCTTGGAGCAAAAAGAGTTTCAACGACGATTCGAATTGATGACAGAAGAGATAAAAAGGTTAAGATGGAAGATAAAGTTAAGTCAGTGTTGGAGAAAGCCCGGGAGGGTTAA
- a CDS encoding TIGR00296 family protein codes for MHKIKDEWGEFLVKLARRAIEEYLKSGKIIKPPKDTPEELWEKMGVFVTLNRHSVPKQTALRGCIGFPLPIYPLVEATIKAAIYAAVDDPRFPPVSLDEMDNIIIEVSVLTPPELIEGPPEERPKKIKVGRDGLIIEKGIYSGLLLPQVPIEWGWDEEEFLAETCWKAGLPPDCWLDPDTKVYKFTAEIFEEEYPRGPVKRKPLSQT; via the coding sequence ATGCACAAAATCAAAGATGAATGGGGGGAGTTCTTAGTCAAGCTCGCGAGGAGAGCAATTGAAGAGTATTTAAAGAGTGGAAAAATTATTAAGCCTCCAAAAGACACTCCAGAAGAGCTTTGGGAGAAAATGGGGGTTTTTGTTACCCTCAATCGACATAGTGTTCCAAAGCAGACAGCACTCAGGGGGTGTATTGGATTTCCCCTGCCGATCTACCCACTCGTTGAAGCTACAATCAAAGCTGCCATATATGCAGCTGTTGATGATCCTCGCTTTCCTCCAGTAAGTTTGGATGAGATGGACAATATAATAATTGAAGTCAGTGTTCTAACTCCTCCTGAGTTAATTGAGGGCCCTCCAGAAGAAAGACCGAAGAAAATTAAGGTTGGAAGAGATGGTTTGATAATCGAAAAAGGCATCTATTCGGGGCTTTTGCTACCTCAAGTGCCGATTGAATGGGGTTGGGATGAGGAAGAGTTTTTAGCAGAAACCTGCTGGAAAGCTGGCCTGCCTCCAGACTGCTGGCTCGATCCAGATACAAAGGTTTACAAATTCACGGCGGAAATATTTGAGGAGGAATACCCAAGAGGACCAGTGAAGAGGAAGCCCCTTAGCCAAACTTAG
- a CDS encoding MFS transporter: MDLIRKYKLLYALMNAGFVGGIITIYYLTKGLTYSQIGIATAISTIGFFLFEVPTGVVGDKISRKKSVLIGLTLFPIGTLILIFLKNFPMLIAYAIITSLSLTFISGSLQAWLYDNLKHLGKEKEYRELMKSIKTITLPLSAITIVIGSFLAQK, translated from the coding sequence ATGGATTTAATCAGGAAATACAAGTTGCTTTATGCTTTGATGAACGCGGGCTTTGTGGGTGGGATTATAACCATTTACTACCTCACAAAAGGCTTAACATACTCCCAAATCGGAATAGCAACCGCAATATCAACCATCGGCTTCTTCCTCTTTGAAGTGCCAACAGGAGTAGTCGGGGATAAAATAAGCCGAAAGAAAAGCGTCCTAATCGGCTTAACACTCTTTCCAATCGGAACACTAATTCTCATATTCCTAAAAAACTTCCCCATGCTAATAGCCTACGCAATAATAACATCCCTCAGCCTAACATTCATCAGCGGAAGCCTTCAAGCATGGCTATACGACAACCTAAAACACTTAGGCAAAGAAAAAGAATATAGAGAACTCATGAAAAGCATAAAAACCATAACCCTACCATTATCAGCAATAACAATCGTAATCGGAAGCTTCTTAGCCCAAAAATAA
- a CDS encoding RsmB/NOP family class I SAM-dependent RNA methyltransferase: protein MELFYRITIHELIADILTLIDERELSSKNALERVFKRVSGKDREKARGLAHAYVFEIEKWRKKIDFIVNSVLKGSKIEDLEFYLANLIRIGVFEMKFKGVSPAIATDSVVRVVKEKYDLSKAKFVNALLREVENFNLEKALKKLKEKDRIEYLSVKFSHPRWYVEYAIELLGYDDAIRLLLSNNRAQRYYVRVNPLKTDVDSLADYLEEHNVRVARTPVDDVLKILEYKTPITRLEWYKQGYFVIQDLASAYVAHVLSPEKGERILDLAAAPGSKTFHVAHLMENTGEIIAVDYSLERLNKMREKMKILGVKNVKLVHADGMKFKDKEGFDRIILDAPCSSSGTYRQFPEVKWRFDERKIKKVIQVQKAMLKNAYRNLRAGGEMTYSTCSIRIDENEENIKYAINKIGFELVDYPFSWGERGFLEIGDKVFRAWTHLHDCNSFFIAKLRKE, encoded by the coding sequence ATGGAGCTGTTTTATCGCATAACCATTCACGAGCTCATAGCTGACATACTGACATTAATTGATGAGCGCGAACTCTCTTCAAAAAATGCTCTTGAGAGGGTTTTTAAGCGAGTTAGCGGAAAAGATAGGGAAAAAGCTCGTGGGCTGGCTCATGCTTATGTATTTGAAATTGAAAAATGGAGGAAGAAAATTGACTTCATAGTGAACTCTGTTCTCAAGGGTTCAAAAATTGAAGATTTAGAGTTCTATTTGGCTAATTTAATCAGAATCGGCGTTTTTGAAATGAAATTTAAAGGAGTAAGCCCAGCAATTGCCACTGATTCCGTTGTTAGGGTTGTTAAGGAGAAGTATGATTTGTCAAAGGCTAAGTTTGTGAATGCTTTGCTTAGAGAAGTGGAGAATTTTAACCTCGAAAAAGCTTTGAAAAAGCTGAAAGAGAAGGACAGAATTGAGTATTTGAGTGTTAAGTTCTCTCATCCAAGATGGTACGTTGAGTATGCAATCGAGCTGCTCGGTTATGATGATGCTATTAGGCTTCTGCTAAGCAACAACAGGGCTCAGCGCTACTATGTAAGGGTGAATCCACTCAAAACCGACGTTGACAGCTTAGCTGATTATTTAGAGGAGCATAACGTCAGGGTTGCCAGAACTCCAGTTGATGATGTTCTCAAGATCTTAGAATACAAGACTCCAATTACAAGGCTTGAATGGTACAAGCAGGGCTACTTTGTCATTCAAGACTTAGCTTCAGCTTATGTTGCTCATGTTTTAAGCCCAGAAAAAGGAGAGAGGATTTTGGATCTGGCGGCTGCTCCTGGAAGTAAAACATTCCACGTTGCTCATCTAATGGAAAATACTGGTGAAATAATAGCTGTTGATTACTCTCTGGAGAGACTCAACAAGATGCGCGAGAAAATGAAGATTCTGGGGGTTAAGAATGTTAAGCTTGTTCATGCTGATGGGATGAAGTTCAAGGACAAAGAGGGGTTTGATAGAATTATCCTTGATGCTCCGTGCTCAAGTTCGGGCACTTACAGGCAGTTCCCAGAGGTGAAGTGGCGCTTTGACGAGAGGAAAATCAAGAAGGTTATCCAAGTGCAGAAAGCTATGCTGAAGAATGCTTATCGCAACCTAAGGGCTGGTGGGGAGATGACTTACTCGACGTGCTCAATCAGAATCGATGAAAACGAAGAGAATATTAAATATGCAATAAATAAGATTGGCTTTGAGCTTGTTGATTATCCATTCAGCTGGGGTGAAAGGGGCTTTTTAGAGATTGGAGATAAAGTTTTCAGAGCTTGGACTCATCTGCATGACTGCAACAGCTTTTTTATTGCGAAATTGAGGAAAGAATAG